A window from Drosophila yakuba strain Tai18E2 chromosome 3L, Prin_Dyak_Tai18E2_2.1, whole genome shotgun sequence encodes these proteins:
- the LOC6532456 gene encoding cuticle protein 7 translates to MPTCPVSMAYGWGLGFVVLWLLQIAHTQRGPAEHIEFYSDYGKNHDEERLHYSHQYHISDVASRVHILHREQRHGDYVSGSYAHLEPSGHVRSVHYEVRGANRGFKAVVEQRTGNSRVHQALEFRSRQPIRALAIAEPVAFVI, encoded by the exons ATGCCCACGTGTCCGGTCAGCATGGCATATGGATGGGGCTTGGGCTTCGTGGTCCTCTGGCTGCTGCAGattgcgcatacgcaacgtggaCCGGCTGAGCACATCGAGTTTTACAGCGATTACGGCAAAAATCATGACGAGGAAAGG CTCCACTACTCGCATCAGTACCACATCTCCGACGTGGCCAGTCGGGTGCACATCCTGCACCGAGAGCAGCGCCATGGCGACTACGTCTCCGGGTCTTATGCCCACCTGGAGCCCAGTGGACACGTTCGCAGTGTGCACTACGAGGTGCGGGGAGCCAACCGGGGATTCAAGGCCGTGGTTGAGCAGCGAACCGGGAACAGTCGGGTGCACCAGGCGCTGGAATTCCGGAGCAGGCAACCGATCCGGGCTCTGGCAATTGCCGAGCCTGTGGCTTTTGTGATTTAA